Proteins from one Malaya genurostris strain Urasoe2022 chromosome 2, Malgen_1.1, whole genome shotgun sequence genomic window:
- the LOC131433112 gene encoding vacuolar protein sorting-associated protein 33A, whose product MFTHLAGGRVNIQQLQEAAVRELVEILDRCEGTKAIIWDESLGGPVGLVARYTFLKEHHVTKMYQLRPEPWADIDVKNIIFITRPNQTLMDYIANNIHEEERKKKISKKEYYLYFLPKKSFLCEKRLQVKGVHGSLAYIGEFKCDFFPFDNDLLSMELKDAYRDLYLEGDTSSLHQSACALIALQKLYGRIPKVYGKGSCAQRVWELTKALAEEDESVLSSDKGVIDQMIILDRNCDLMSVLATQLTYEGLIDEIFGINNTTVNLPAEKFNSGEGFSIEKNSEKSQFILNSKENLFAELRDKNFNAVGAVLSRLAKYIRSRAYENHGEKSIQELKKFVESLPHIKANEQSLATHTKIAELVKEVISSDSFLDVLGCEQEFMMCSDVDKPNSFIEDLIAKEAPLQTVLRLMCMQSIASSGLKPKVLDYYKRELVQVYGLQTLLTIGNLEKAGLLKLQTGNRTYAVLRKTLNLTAENPEEVSPKDITYVHSIYAPLSVRIVEHHLQPNGWQSLNDVLSSLPGPTFEDFQPSITLNNRRGSFTSEISQSDMPRVIVVFFVGGCTFAEISALRFLALQEENNVEFVVCTTKLINKNTFLDAFIEKSK is encoded by the exons ATGTTCACCCATCTTGCCGGAGGCCGCGTTAACATACAGCAACTTCAAGAAGCGGCTGTTCGTGAATTAGTAGAAATATTAGACCGCTGCGAAGGAACTAAG GCAATTATATGGGATGAATCACTAGGTGGTCCAGTAGGTTTAGTTGCTCGATACACCTTTCTGAAAGAGCACCATGTTACCAAAATGTATCAACTGAGACCTGAACCGTGGGCTGATATTGACGTGAAAAACATCATCTTTATCACTCGACCCAATCAAACACTGATGGATTATATTGCCAATAATATCCACGAAGAAGAGCGAAAAAAGAAAA TATCAAAAAAAGAGTACTACTTGTACtttctaccgaaaaaatcattcTTATGTGAGAAACGCTTACAAGTGAAAGGCGTACATGGTAGCCTTGCGTACATTGGAGAGTTCAAATGCGACTTTTTTCCGTTCGACAATGATCTACTATCAATGGAGTTAAAAGATGCATACAG GGATCTCTATCTGGAAGGAGACACTTCTAGTTTGCATCAGTCAGCATGTGCCCTTATAGCGCTACAGAAATTATATGGTCGCATTCCAAAAGTTTACGGAAAAGGTAGCTGTGCTCAGAGAGTCTGGGAGCTTACGAAAGCCTTGGCCGAAGAAGATGAATCTGTGCTAAGCAGCGATAAAGGCGTAATTGATCAGATGATCATTTTGGATCGAAACTGTGATTTGATGAGTGTACTCGCAACGCAACTAACCTACGAAGGATTGATCGACgaaatttttggcattaacaACACCACCGTCAATCTTCCAGCGGAAAAGTTTAACTCGGGAGAAggtttttccattgaaaaaaactCAGAAAAAAGTCAGTTCATTCTAAATTCAAAAGAAAACTTATTTGCCGAGCTACGCGACAAAAATTTTAATGCTGTTGGAGCGGTGCTATCGCGACTAGCCAAATATATCCGCTCCAGAGCTTACGAaaatcatggcgaaaaatctattcaagaattgaaaaagtttgttgAGAGCCTACCGCATATTAAAGCAAACGAACAATCCTTGGCAACTCACACAAAAATTGCCGAACTAGTCAAAGAAGTGATTTCGTCTGATAGTTTTCTCGACGTACTAGGTTGCGAACAGGAGTTTATGATGTGCTCGGATGTAGACAAGCCAAATTCCTTCATTGAAGACCTAATTGCTAAAGAAGCTCCACTCCAAACTGTCCTGCGGCTTATGTGCATGCAATCGATCGCCAGTTCCGGTTTGAAACCAAAAGTTCTAGACTACTATAAACGTGAACTGGTTCAGGTGTATGGTCTGCAAACTTTATTGACGATCGGTAACCTCGAAAAAGCGGGCTTGCTAAAGCTTCAGACCGGCAACCGAACTTATGCAGTATTGCGCAAAACTCTGAATTTAACGGCAGAAAATCCCGAAGAAGTATCTCCCAAAGATATTACCTATGTACACAGCATTTATGCCCCCCTGTCGGTACGCATAGTCGAGCATCATCTTCAACCGAACGGGTGGCAGTCGCTCAACGACGTTCTCTCTAGCCTACCAGGACCAACGTTCGAAGATTTCCAACCTTCAATCACCCTCAACAATCGACGAGGATCATTCACATCGGAGATATCTCAATCGGACATGCCTCGGGTAATTGTGGTATTTTTCGTTGGCGGCTGCACATTTGCAGAAATTTCCGCCCTACGTTTCCTGGCGCTTCAGGAGGAGAACAATGTGGAATTTGTTGTATGTACGACAAAACTGATCAACAAAAATACTTTCCTTGATGCGTTTATtgagaagtccaaatga
- the LOC131433120 gene encoding mitochondrial import inner membrane translocase subunit Tim22, with protein sequence MFWSFSEIYKTNKSLKMSTMLPKPPNPDETPKVDPAKATGIFFPNSELDDVAKHFIGNNNRFRENIIIPKMYGAVQIKTNEEKTVEAVFESCAFKSLMSCVLGYGLGAAIGLFSSSVNPSIADPLATEKQQTAREIFREMRQATHSYGKNFAVIGAVFAGVECIIESKRGVSDWKNGTYAGAVTGGLIGLRAGIKAGIVGAAGFAAFSTVIDYYMRHR encoded by the exons ATGTTCTGGTCATTTAGCGAAATTTATAAGACGAAtaaatcattaaaaatgtcaacaATGCTCCCGAAACCTCCGAATCCGGACGAAACACCGAAAGTTGATCCGGCGAAGGCTACTGGAATATTTTTCCCAAACTCGGAACTAGATGATGTGGCCAAACACTTTATTGGCAACAATAACAG ATTCCGCGAGAACATTATAATCCCAAAAATGTACGGTGCGGTGCAGATAAAAACCAACGAAGAGAAGACGGTCGAGGCTGTCTTTGAAAGTTGTGCTTTCAAATCGCTTATGAGCTGTGTTTTGGGATATGGTTTAGGAGCTGCCATCGGGTTATTCAGTTCATCAGTCAATCCCAGTATAGCGGACCCACTGGCGACCGAAAAGCAGCAGACCGCTCGGGAAATTTTTCGTGAGATGAGACAAGCGACCCACTCGTATGGTAAAAATTTTGCTGTTATTGGTGCCGTATTTGCTGGAGTTGAGTGTATCATTGAATCG AAACGTGGCGTATCCGACTGGAAGAATGGTACCTATGCGGGTGCAGTTACCGGAGGACTAATTGGTTTGAGGg CTGGCATCAAGGCAGGTATTGTTGGTGCGGCAGGTTTCGCTGCGTTTTCAACCGTAATCGATTACTACATGAGGCAtcgataa